The Jiangella sp. DSM 45060 genome contains the following window.
AGGCCGGCACGTTCGTCGCCTACAGCAGCACCTGCACGCACCAGGGCTGCGCCGTCACCACGGTGGCCGACGGCCTGATCACCTGCGACTGCCACGGCAGCCAGTTCAACGTCGCCGACGGCTCGGTGGCCAACGGCCCGGCCGAGCAGCCGCTGCCGGCGGTGGCGATCCTCGTCGAGGGCGACCAGATCCTCGCCGGCTGAGACGAAGTCGCCAGCGGGGTGGAGGATGCTTCGCCGGCTCCGCTACGCGGCGGTGAAGCATGCCGCGGGCGCTCTTGACGCCTGCTCCGCATCCTCCGCCCCGTCAGCGACGCTCCGGCGGCTGGCGGGGCCGCACCCGGCCGGTGCGAACGGGGTGAACCGGCGGCCGGGTGCGGCGTCAGGGGAGCAACGCGGGGCTCAGGCGCCCGGACGCGGCTCCGTGGGTGGCGGCTCCTCGTCGCCGAACAGCGACTGCCCCGGCGGGTCGGCGGGCGCGCCCGCGGGCGAACCGTCACCCGCCGAGCCGTACGAGGCCGACGCCGACGCCGCGGCACCGCGACCCATCGGCGGGTCGAAGTTCGACGGCGACAGCTTCGCCCACCACTCGCGGGCGGTGTTGATGCCACCGACGCCGAACGCGATCGTGACCGCGCCCAGGATCGCCAGCGGCAGGTACTGCAGCAGCGTGTTCTCGATCTTCGACGTCACCGACGACGCGAAGTTCAGCGTGTCGAACGCGGCCAGGATCCCGATCACCAGCACGCCGATGCGCACCGCGGTGCTGACCCAGCCCATGTTCCGGCTCTCCGCGAACGGCCGGACGACATTCGCCGCCCAATTGGCGATCGCGGCCGCCACGAACAGCACCAGAAGCGCGATGGCCACCAGCGGCAGATAGGCGATGAGCCGGTTCAGCATCGTCGTCAGCTGATCGATCCGCAGTACTTCCGCGGCGATCTGCACGAAGATGATGAAGATCAGGAAGTAGGCCACTTGGCCGATCAGCGCCACACCGCTGGTTCCGGCCTGGCGCAGGGTGTTCTCGATGCCGGCGGCCTCGGTCAGGCGACCGGCGCCGATCTTGTTCAGTCCGGCCGTGAGCAGCCGTCGGATCAGCTTCGCGACCCAGTGCCCGACCAGCAGCAGTAGTAGCGCGACCACCAGGCGCGGCACGAAGTCGCCGATGTCGGAGCCGAGTCGGCTGAACGAGTCGCCGAGTTGGTCGACGAAATTCTCTGTACGCACAGATGTGGGCATTCCATGCCTCCCGCCTTGTCTCGAAGGTGCCCCCGAAGATAGTTCCGGCCGGGGAACCGATCATTGCGATTCCGATTTGTTCCGCTATTCGGCCGAGGGAGGTGTGAGAATTGTCGGCACATCGCCGCACATTGCCGGTCGGGCGTTCGGTCACGCTCACCGCGAACACCGGCATGCGGGGTCTGTCGGTGCGAGGTCATAGGCTGTCTGTCGTGGCCGATCCGACGACGTACCGACCGGCCCCGGGGTCGATCCCGGTCGAGCCCGGGGTCTACCGCTTCAGCGACGCTCACGGCCGCGTCATCTACGTCGGCAAGGCCAAGAGCCTGCGCGCGCGGCTGTCGTCGTACTTCCAGGACCTCTCCGCGCTGCACCCGCGCACGTTCGCCATGGTCACCACCGCGGCCAAGGTCGAGTGGACGGTGGTGCGCACCGAGGTCGAGGCGCTGCAGCTGGAGTACTCCTGGATCAAGGAGTTCGACCCGCGGTTCAACGTCCGCTACCGCGACGACAAGTCCTACCCGTACCTCGCCGTCACGCTGAACGAGGAGTTCCCGCGGGCCATGGTCATGCGCGGGGCGAAGAAGCGCGGCGTCCGCTACTTCGGCCCGTACGCGCACGCCTGGGCCATCCGCGAGTCGCTCGACCAGCTGCTGCGGGTGTTCCCGGTGCGCAGCTGCTCCAAGGGCGTGTTCAACCGGTCGAAGCAGATCGGCCGGCCGTGCCTGCTCGGCTACATCGGCAAGTGCTCGGCGCCGTGCGTCGGCCGGGTCGACGCCGACGAGCACCGTCAGATCGCCGACGACCTCGTCTCGTTCCTCGACGGCCGCACGTCGGGCTACGTCCGGCGGCTGGAGAAGGAGATGAAGGCCGCCGCGGCCGAGCTCGACTACGAGCGGGCCGCCCGGCTGCGCGACGACATCGCCGCGCTCGAGCGGGCCATGGAGGCCAACGCCGTCGTGCTCGGCGACGGCACCGACGCCGACGTCGTCGCGCTCGCCGACGACACCCTCGAGGTCGCCGTCCAGGTGTTCTACGTGCGCGGCGGCCGGGTCCGCGGGCAGCGCGGCTGGGTCGCCGACAAATCCGACGACGCCCCCGCCGGCGAGCTGGTCGAGCGGTTCCTGCTGCAGCTCTACGGCGAGCTGGGCGGCGAGTCGGTGCCGCGCGAGGTGCTGGTGCCGGCGCTGCCCGACGACCCCGGCGAGGCGGCCGCGCTGACGGAGCTGCTGGCCGAGTTGCGCGGCGGCCGGGTCGACATCCGGGTGCCGCAGCGCGGCGACAAGCGGGCGCTGCTGCAGACCGTCGCCGCCAACGCCAAGCAGTCGCTGAACCTGCACAAGACGAAGCGGGCCAGCGACCTCACCACCCGCAGCCGGGCGCTCGAGGAGATCCAGGAGGCGCTCGAGCTCGACGAGCCGCCGCTGCGCATCGAGTGCTACGACATCTCCAACCTGGCCGGCACCGAGGTGGTCGGGTCCATGGTGGTGTTCGAGGACGGCCTGCCGCGCAAGAGCGAGTACCGCAAGTTCACCGTCCGCGGCGAGCAGGGCGGCACCGACGACGTCGCCTCCATCCGCGAGGTGCTGATCCGCCGGTTCCGCCGGCTGCGCGAGTCGCCCCAGGCCGACCAGGGCGAACCCGCACCCGACGGCGCCGCGCCCGAGCTGCGTCCCGGCATCGACCCCGACACCGGGCGGCCGCGCAAGTTTTCCTACGCGCCCGGCCTGGTCGTCGTCGACGGCGGCCAGCCGCAGGTCAACGCGGCCCGGCAGGCCATGGACGAAGCAGGCGTCAGCGACATCCCCGTCGTCGGGCTGGCCAAGCGCCTGGAAGAAGTGTGGCCGCCCGACTCCGACCACCCGATCATCCTGCCGCGCACCAGCGAGGGCCTGTACCTCCTGCAGCGGGTCCGCGACGAAGCGCACCGGTTCGCCATCACGTTCCACCGGCAGCGCCGCTCCACGTCCATGGTCGACAGCCTGCTCGACGGCGTGCCCGGCCTGGGGCCCACGCGCCGCAAGGCGCTCATGACCACGTTCGGGTCGCTGAAACGGCTGCGAACTGCGACCATGGAGCAGATCGCGGAGGTCCCCGGCTTCGGTCCTGCCACGGCGCAGGCGGTGGTCGACGCGCTGGCACAGCGCCCGGCCACCCCGGCCGTCAACACCGCGACCGGCGAGATCCTCGATCCGTGACCACCCGTGGCCACGGTCGCTCGCCGGACGCGCCCCCGACAACTGAACATCCACGCCGCACCGCACAAGGGGATCGCACCATGAACGACCAAGGCCGTCCCGAGGCCTCGGAGAAGCTCGACCTCCTCCTCGTCACCGGCATGTCCGGGGCCGGGAAGACCGCCGCCACGGCTGCGCTCGACGACATCGGCTGGTTCGTCGTCGACAACCTGCCGCCGTCGCTTCTCATGGACCTCGTCACCACCGTCACCCAGCGCACCGACCTGCGCCGCGTCGCCGTCGTCGCCGACGTCCGCGGCGGGGTGTTCTTCGGCGAGCTGCGCGGCGCCCTCGACCGCCTCACCGAGCAGGGCTACCGCCCGACGGTGCTGTTCCTCGAGGCCGGCGACGAAGCGCTGGTCCGCCGGTTCGAGTCGGCGCGCCGTCCGCACCCGCTGCAGGGCGGCGGACGCGTCCTCGAGGCCATCGAGCGCGAGCGTGAGGAGCTGGCGTCGCTGCGGGTCGCCGCCGACGTCGTCATCGACACCTCGCTGCTCAACCCGCACGAGCTGGCCGGCCGGGTGCGGTCGGCGTTCTCGGCGCCCGAGATCACCGGACTGCGGGCCATCGTCATCTCGTTCGGATTCAAGTACGGTCTGCCGGTGGACGCCGATCTCGTCGCCGACATGCGGTTCCTGCCGAAC
Protein-coding sequences here:
- the uvrC gene encoding excinuclease ABC subunit UvrC, whose protein sequence is MADPTTYRPAPGSIPVEPGVYRFSDAHGRVIYVGKAKSLRARLSSYFQDLSALHPRTFAMVTTAAKVEWTVVRTEVEALQLEYSWIKEFDPRFNVRYRDDKSYPYLAVTLNEEFPRAMVMRGAKKRGVRYFGPYAHAWAIRESLDQLLRVFPVRSCSKGVFNRSKQIGRPCLLGYIGKCSAPCVGRVDADEHRQIADDLVSFLDGRTSGYVRRLEKEMKAAAAELDYERAARLRDDIAALERAMEANAVVLGDGTDADVVALADDTLEVAVQVFYVRGGRVRGQRGWVADKSDDAPAGELVERFLLQLYGELGGESVPREVLVPALPDDPGEAAALTELLAELRGGRVDIRVPQRGDKRALLQTVAANAKQSLNLHKTKRASDLTTRSRALEEIQEALELDEPPLRIECYDISNLAGTEVVGSMVVFEDGLPRKSEYRKFTVRGEQGGTDDVASIREVLIRRFRRLRESPQADQGEPAPDGAAPELRPGIDPDTGRPRKFSYAPGLVVVDGGQPQVNAARQAMDEAGVSDIPVVGLAKRLEEVWPPDSDHPIILPRTSEGLYLLQRVRDEAHRFAITFHRQRRSTSMVDSLLDGVPGLGPTRRKALMTTFGSLKRLRTATMEQIAEVPGFGPATAQAVVDALAQRPATPAVNTATGEILDP
- the rapZ gene encoding RNase adapter RapZ, with the protein product MNDQGRPEASEKLDLLLVTGMSGAGKTAATAALDDIGWFVVDNLPPSLLMDLVTTVTQRTDLRRVAVVADVRGGVFFGELRGALDRLTEQGYRPTVLFLEAGDEALVRRFESARRPHPLQGGGRVLEAIEREREELASLRVAADVVIDTSLLNPHELAGRVRSAFSAPEITGLRAIVISFGFKYGLPVDADLVADMRFLPNPHWVPHLRPQNGTDAEVSDYVLAQPTAEDFLDHYSELVAMVAPGYLHEGKRFVTIGIGCTGGKHRSVAMSEALAQRLRKQGIETLVVHRDLGRE